The Flexivirga aerilata sequence GGCCGCTCCTGCCACTTCTCGTCGGGTATGGCGATGGCCGCGGCCTCGACCACGTCCGGGTGGCCCATGAGGATGTTCTCAAGCTCGACCGACGAGATCCACTCGCCGCCGGACTTGATGACGTCCTTGGCCCGGTCGGTCAGGGTGAGGAAGCCGTCCGGGGTGATCCGGCCGACGTCGCCGGTGCGCAGCCAGCCGTCGTCGAAATTGGCTTGCAGTGCGTCGGATTGGCCGTCGGGGGAGTAGTAGGAGTCGGCGATCCACGGGCCGGTGACCTCCAGCTCGCCCACCGCCTCGTCGTCCCAGGGCAGCACCGAGCCCGCGTCGTCGACGATCCGCGCCTCGACGCTCGCCGGGAACTGGCCCTGGCCGGTGCGCAGCGCCCACGCCTCGTCGCCCTCCGCCCACGAGGGCACCCGTGCGACGCTGCCCAGCGGGGAGGTCTCGGTCATCCCCCACGCCTGGATGACCGGCACGTCGTACCTCTCCTCGAAGGCCCGCATCAGCGACGGCGGGCACGCCGAACCGCCGACGATCACCTCGCGCAGGTGACTGATGTCCTGCGGGTGCTGCTCCAGCTGGGCGTTGAGGCCCTGCCAGATCGTCGGCACCGCCGCCGCGAAGGTCGGCCGCTCCGCCTGCATGATCGCCGCGAGCGGCTCGGGCTGCAGGTAGCGATCGGGCATCACCAGCGACGCGCCACTCATCATCGCGGCGTAAGGCAGCCCCCAGGACATGGCGTGGAACATCGGCACCACCGCCAGCACGGTGTCGCGGGCGGTGAGCGCCATCGTCTGTGCGGCGCACACCTGCATCGAGTGCAGCCAGATCGACCGGTGCGAGTAGGCCACGCCCTTCGGGTCGCCGGTCGTGCCCGAGGTGTAGCAGAGCGCCGCCGCCGAGCGCTCGTCCAGCGCCGGCCAGTCGGTCTGCGGCTCGTGGGCGTCGAGGAGTTCGTCATACCCGTGCACGGTGACGCCGGCGGGTGCCTCCAGGGTCGCCGGGTCGCCGCCGACGACGACCACGTGCCGCACCGAGTCCATGGTCGGCAGCACCGGCTCGAGCAGCGGCAGGACGGTGGCGTCGACGATGATCACCGAGTCCTGCGCGTGGTTCACCACGTAGCTCAGCTGCTCCGGCGCGAGCCGGATGTTGAGGGTATGCAGCACCGCGCCCATCGCGGGTATGCCGAGGTAGGCCTCCAGGTGCTCGTTGTTGTTCCACATGAAGGTCGCGACGCGCTGGTCGCCGTCGATGCCGAGCGACCGGAGCGCGCTCGCGAGCCGACCGGCGCGCGTCGCCACCTCGGCGTAGGTCTCGCTCCGGGTGTCCGCGCCGGTCCAGGTCCGCACGGTGCCGCGGCCCTGCACGGTCCCGCCGTACCGGAGAAGTCGGCCGATCGTCAGGTCGCCATCCGCCATAGTGCTCTGCACGGGTGATCACTTCGCTTTCGTCGGGTCCGCGATAGGTGGCACCATCCAACCCCGACCGGGCCCGATCAGCCAGGCTTGATCTGGCGAGGAAGTTAACCGGCGAGTAACTTAGAGCCGTTGTCCCGCGGGCGAGACCCACCGAGGAGAGTCATGCCGCAGCTGAAAGACCACTACGACGTCATCGTCGTCGGCGCCGGCCTGTCCGGCATCGACGGTGCCTACCGGCTGCAGACGATGTGCCCGGACAAGGACTACGTGATCCTCGAGGCCCGGGACTCGCTCGGCGGCACCTGGGACCTCTTCCGCTATCCGGGCATCCGCAGCGACTCCGACATGTTCACCCTCGGGCTGCCATTCGAGCCGTGGACCGGGGAGAAGTCGATCGCCGACGGCGCCGACATCCTGCAGTACCTCAAGGACACCGCCGCCAAGTACGGCATCGACAAGCGGATCGTCTACCGCACCAGGGTGACCGGCGCCGACTGGTCCAGCGCCGACGCGCAGTGGACGCTGCAGCTCGACACCCCGGACGGCGCGCGCGAGGTGACCGCAGACAGCGTCTACCTGTGCGCGGGCTACTACAACTACGCCGCCGGCTACCAGCCCGACTTCCCCGGCCGCGCGGACTTCACCGGCGAGTTCATCCATCCGCAGTTCTGGCCGGAGGGCCTCGACGCCGCCGGCAAGAAGGTCGTGGTCATCGGCTCCGGCGCGACTGCGATGACGATCGTCCCCGCGCTCGCCAAGCAGGGCGCGCAGGTGACGATGCTGCAGCGCTCGCCCACCTACGTGCTGTCGTTGCCGGCGCGCGACCCGATCGCCACGGTGCTGCGCCGCACGCTGCCCGCCCAGCGGGCGTACGACGCCATACGCATGAAGAACGCCGTGACGGCGGTGGGCTTCTACGAGTTCTGTCGCCGGGCGCCGGGTGCCGCCACGAAGGTCATCCTCGGAGGGGTCGCCCGCCAGCTGCGCGGCACCGACGTGGGTATGGCGGCGTTCACGCCCCGCTACCGGCCGTGGGACGAGCGCTTGTGCATCGTGCCGGACAGCGACTTCTTCAAGGCGATCCGGCGGCACAACGTCGACGTGGTCACCGACAGCATCGACACGGTGCTGCCCCGCGGGATCCGCACGGCGTCCGGCACCGAGATCGAGGCCGACATCATCGTCAGCGCCACCGGACTCAACATGCAGATGGCCGGTGGCGCGACCCTGCGGGTCGACGGCAAGGAGGTCGACCTCGGCGACCGCTACATCTACCGCGGCATGATGATCGAGGGCATCCCCAACGCCGCCGTCTGCATCGGCTACACCAACGCGTCCTGGACCCTGCGGGCCGACCTCACCGCGAAGTACTTCTGCCGGTTCCTCAACCACCTCGACGCATCGGGTTACGCCTACGGCTACCCCACGGCCGACCAGGCGATGCCGACCCGGCCGGCGCTCGACCTCGCCTCCGGTTACGTGCAGCGGTCGATCGCACTGCTGCCCAAGCAGGGCGACCGCAAGCCGTGGTTCCTCAAGCAGAACTATTTCTACGATCGGCGCGACTCCAAGCGGGCCGACGTCACGCAGGACATGACGTTCGTCCGCCCCGGCGAGGTCCGGCTGCCCGAGGACGACCTGCACGACGCGGCCGCCGCGCGACCCGAGCCGGTCGAGGTCGCTTGACGCGATGAGGGTCGCTCTTGCGTCATACCGCAGTAAGCCGCACTCGGGCGGGCAGGGCATATACGTGCGCAACCTGTCCCGGGAGCTGGTCGCGCTCGGTCATCAGGTCGAGGTGTTCAGCGGACAGCCCTACCCGGAGCTCGATCCCGGGGTGCGGCTGACACCCGTCCCGAGCCTCGACCTCTACCGGGAGGACGATCCTTTCCGGCGACCGGGTCTGCGCGAATTTCGTTCTGCCGTCGACGTTTACGAGTTCGCCGCGATGTGCACGGCCGGATTTCCCGAGCCGCGCACCTTCGGCATGCGCCTGTCGCGGTTGCTGCGCGACCGCATCGGTGACTTCGACGTGCTGCACGACAACCAGACCCTCGCGCCCGGCATCCTCGAGCTCGAGCGACGTGGCCTGCCGCTGCTGACCACCATCCACCACCCGATCAGCCGCGACCGCCGCCTCGAACTTGAGGCGGCCCGTGGGTGGGGCCGGATCACTAAGCGCCGCTGGTACGGCTTCGTGCAGATGCAACGGCGCGTCGCGCAGCGCAGCAAGCACATCCTGACCGTCTCCCAGGTGTCCGCGCAGGACATCGCCGCCGACTTCGGGGTGCCGCGCGAGCGGATGCGGGTCGTCCCGGTCGGTGTCGACACCGCCCGCTTCCGTCCGCCGGAGACGCCGCGGGTGCCCGGCCGGATCGTCACGATCGCCAGCGCCGACGTGCCGCTGAAGGGCCTCCCCGTGCTGATCGACGCCCTCGCCGGGCTGCCGCCCGAGGCGTGGGGTGAGCTGATCGTGGTCGGCTCGGCGAGCGAGGCGACCAGCAAACGGCTCGCACAGGCCGGCCTGCTCGACCGGGTCACCTTCCGGTCCGGGCTCACCGACGAGGAGCTCGCCGCGCTTATCGGTTCGGCCCAGGTGCACGCGATTCCGTCGCTCTACGAAGGGTTTTCGATCCCCGCGATCGAGGCCATGGCCTGCGCCACCCCGGTCGTCGCCTCCGAGGTCGGTGCCCTGCCGGACCTGCTCGCCGGCGGCGTCGGCCGACTCGTGCCGGCCGGCGACGCACCAGCACTGGGCCGCGCGCTGGCGCAGGTGCTGGCCGACCCGCGCGAGGCCGACCGCATGGGAGCGGCAGGCCGGGAGCGCGCGGCATCGACATACAGTTGGGCGGCGGTGGCGCGCGCGACGGCCGACGTCTACGCCGACGTGATCGCAGACTCGAAGGAGCACACGCAATGACCATCCCACACAGTTCTCCGCTCCTTCGTCGCTCCGATACTTTGCGAGGACCCCGGATGACCACCCCACAAAGTTCTCCGCTCCTTCGTCGCTCCGATACTTTGCGAGGACCCCGATGATCACCATGGATTTCGATTCCGCCTTCCCGGTCGCACCGGGCATGACGGTGCTCGACGTCGGAGCCGGTCAGGGCCGGCACTCCTTCGAGGCGCTGCGCCGTGGCGCCGTCGTGACCGCCTTCGACATGAACGAGTCGGATCTGGCCGATGTGAAGACGATGTTCGGCGCGATGGAGGTGGAGGGCGAGGTGCCCGACGGCGCCTCGGGCACGGTCATGCACGGCGACGCACGCCAGATGCCCTTCGCGGACAACAGTTTCGACCGAGTCGTCGCCTCGGAGATCCTGGAGCACATCCACGAGGACGAGGCCGTGATGGCCGAGATCTTCCGCGTCGTCAAGCCCGGCGGTCTGGTCGCGGTGTCGGTGCCGCGCAACTGGCCGGAGCAGGTCTGCTGGAAGTTCTCCGACAGCTACCACGAGGTCGAGGGCGGCCACATCCGCATCTACCGGGCCAGTGAGCTCGTCGGCAAGCTGCAGCGCGCCGGCCTGGCGCCCTACAAGCAGCATCACGCGCACGCCCTCCACTCGCCCTACTGGTGGCTGAAATGCGCTGTGGGCACTGAGAACAACGACAACCCGGCGGTGAAGGCCTACCACAAGCTGCTGGTCTGGGACATGATGCGCGCGCCGCTCGTGACCCGCTTCGCCGAGAACGCGCTCAACCCCGTGGCCGGCAAGAGTTTCGTGGTCTATCTGCGCAAGCCGGCGGTCGCCGCATAATGGCCACCCGCCTTGCGCTCGCCGGCGTGCTGAGCGCCGAACAAGCCGGCGCCACAGCGGATTTCATCTTGCGGCACCAGCGCTCCAACGGCGCCATCCCCTGGTATGACGGCAGTCATCTCGACCCCTGGGACCACGTCGAGTCCGCGATGGGCCTGACCGTGTCGGGCCACTGGTCGGCCGCGTGGCGGGCGCTGGAGTGGTCGGCCCGCACGCAGCGCAAGGACGGCTCGTGGCCGATGGTGCTGCGTGGCGACGAGGTGGAGGACGCGGCGGCCGACACCAACCAGTGCGCCTATCTCGCGGTCGGGGTGTGGCACTTCTATCTCGTCACCGGTCGCACCGACGCCCTGGCCCGCATGTGGCCTGCCGTGGAGTCCGCGATCAACTTCGTGATCCGCGCCCAGCTGCCGGGCGGCGAGCTCGGCTGGGCGGTCGATCCGGAGGGCAACATCGGCGACTTCGCTTTGCTGACAGGCAGTTCCAGCGCTCTGCAGTCGATCGAGTGCGCGTGCTTCATCGCGTCGACGCTCGGTCACGACCGGCCGCGCTGGCGGTGGGCCGGCAACCGGCTCGCCGAGGCGCTGCGCGAGCGGCCCGAGTCGTTCGCCGACCGGTCGAGGTTCTCAATGGACTGGTACTACCCGATCCTCGCCGGCGCGCTCCGCGGGCAGCCGGCGGCGGACCGCATCGAGAGCGGTTGGGACGACTTCGTGCGCGATGGGCACGGAGTCCGGTGCGTGAACGATC is a genomic window containing:
- a CDS encoding prenyltransferase; the encoded protein is MATRLALAGVLSAEQAGATADFILRHQRSNGAIPWYDGSHLDPWDHVESAMGLTVSGHWSAAWRALEWSARTQRKDGSWPMVLRGDEVEDAAADTNQCAYLAVGVWHFYLVTGRTDALARMWPAVESAINFVIRAQLPGGELGWAVDPEGNIGDFALLTGSSSALQSIECACFIASTLGHDRPRWRWAGNRLAEALRERPESFADRSRFSMDWYYPILAGALRGQPAADRIESGWDDFVRDGHGVRCVNDQPWVTSAESAEFVAALDAIGETDRATRVLADLQSLRDEETGGYWTGRNLPDMVLWPREQTTWSAAAVLLGVDAITQTTGGASLWRDACWSGGELSDTAVDDGAAS
- a CDS encoding glycosyltransferase family 4 protein, which produces MRVALASYRSKPHSGGQGIYVRNLSRELVALGHQVEVFSGQPYPELDPGVRLTPVPSLDLYREDDPFRRPGLREFRSAVDVYEFAAMCTAGFPEPRTFGMRLSRLLRDRIGDFDVLHDNQTLAPGILELERRGLPLLTTIHHPISRDRRLELEAARGWGRITKRRWYGFVQMQRRVAQRSKHILTVSQVSAQDIAADFGVPRERMRVVPVGVDTARFRPPETPRVPGRIVTIASADVPLKGLPVLIDALAGLPPEAWGELIVVGSASEATSKRLAQAGLLDRVTFRSGLTDEELAALIGSAQVHAIPSLYEGFSIPAIEAMACATPVVASEVGALPDLLAGGVGRLVPAGDAPALGRALAQVLADPREADRMGAAGRERAASTYSWAAVARATADVYADVIADSKEHTQ
- a CDS encoding flavin-containing monooxygenase, producing MPQLKDHYDVIVVGAGLSGIDGAYRLQTMCPDKDYVILEARDSLGGTWDLFRYPGIRSDSDMFTLGLPFEPWTGEKSIADGADILQYLKDTAAKYGIDKRIVYRTRVTGADWSSADAQWTLQLDTPDGAREVTADSVYLCAGYYNYAAGYQPDFPGRADFTGEFIHPQFWPEGLDAAGKKVVVIGSGATAMTIVPALAKQGAQVTMLQRSPTYVLSLPARDPIATVLRRTLPAQRAYDAIRMKNAVTAVGFYEFCRRAPGAATKVILGGVARQLRGTDVGMAAFTPRYRPWDERLCIVPDSDFFKAIRRHNVDVVTDSIDTVLPRGIRTASGTEIEADIIVSATGLNMQMAGGATLRVDGKEVDLGDRYIYRGMMIEGIPNAAVCIGYTNASWTLRADLTAKYFCRFLNHLDASGYAYGYPTADQAMPTRPALDLASGYVQRSIALLPKQGDRKPWFLKQNYFYDRRDSKRADVTQDMTFVRPGEVRLPEDDLHDAAAARPEPVEVA
- a CDS encoding long-chain-fatty-acid--CoA ligase, which codes for MQSTMADGDLTIGRLLRYGGTVQGRGTVRTWTGADTRSETYAEVATRAGRLASALRSLGIDGDQRVATFMWNNNEHLEAYLGIPAMGAVLHTLNIRLAPEQLSYVVNHAQDSVIIVDATVLPLLEPVLPTMDSVRHVVVVGGDPATLEAPAGVTVHGYDELLDAHEPQTDWPALDERSAAALCYTSGTTGDPKGVAYSHRSIWLHSMQVCAAQTMALTARDTVLAVVPMFHAMSWGLPYAAMMSGASLVMPDRYLQPEPLAAIMQAERPTFAAAVPTIWQGLNAQLEQHPQDISHLREVIVGGSACPPSLMRAFEERYDVPVIQAWGMTETSPLGSVARVPSWAEGDEAWALRTGQGQFPASVEARIVDDAGSVLPWDDEAVGELEVTGPWIADSYYSPDGQSDALQANFDDGWLRTGDVGRITPDGFLTLTDRAKDVIKSGGEWISSVELENILMGHPDVVEAAAIAIPDEKWQERPLMTVVLKDGSSTTTEQLRDYLAPHLAKWQLPDSWAYIDEVPKTSVGKFDKKRLRARFQEGDLTVEHL
- a CDS encoding class I SAM-dependent methyltransferase, translating into MDFDSAFPVAPGMTVLDVGAGQGRHSFEALRRGAVVTAFDMNESDLADVKTMFGAMEVEGEVPDGASGTVMHGDARQMPFADNSFDRVVASEILEHIHEDEAVMAEIFRVVKPGGLVAVSVPRNWPEQVCWKFSDSYHEVEGGHIRIYRASELVGKLQRAGLAPYKQHHAHALHSPYWWLKCAVGTENNDNPAVKAYHKLLVWDMMRAPLVTRFAENALNPVAGKSFVVYLRKPAVAA